One Etheostoma cragini isolate CJK2018 chromosome 6, CSU_Ecrag_1.0, whole genome shotgun sequence DNA window includes the following coding sequences:
- the LOC117946323 gene encoding LOW QUALITY PROTEIN: zinc finger protein 516-like (The sequence of the model RefSeq protein was modified relative to this genomic sequence to represent the inferred CDS: inserted 2 bases in 1 codon) produces MNSKGSVEVMETRTQSQKEKLAEDPINIGNEVEGEDSKLPGAYNCNVCGRSFPFLSSLSQHMRRHTGVRPYKCPYCDHRASQKGNLKVHIRSHKLGTLSSHHSNEDEEGGAEEEEMSVSEGLDGGTSPTKSSSACNRMINGDSGEESRRKVPGRSMKREKPVTDQRPYCCRLCGYEAHREDQLLSHIEKVHITADTEEETTVKEEPVPEPDVVQPQSDGTFPCETCGQIFTQAWFLKSHMKKHAGILDHCCRICGRRFREAWFLKSHMKTHNSRARSKSKAESTEQPATINDVAQDPEIITGSATSIYQMCSKCGNLFHDKESLRAHDKIHSPSHGRKSQNQCRLSDDEDSPAAKRRYLDYFNLQPVEKKILDEKESEKKMLGQRIPELDPVCSYQAWQLATKGRVVEPVEASSKASYGGGSVGEESLAGTAVVFEKESSRYVLQGQEKRSSGRRSSSGLGSHASSGDRTPESLSDSEYRPSSRQDRRRPSSSKSNECFECGKVFRSRHQMIVHQRVHSKHGGRASVGHNERTARDDQWGSTSDPESGSPSRPSTPGYGDSPPASTNGDQASEKGTAKSGEIADEKPYICTLCDFVTTELQAYLTHVRVQHPAVPGDRPSPIPSPSSSSERGTPSGYPKLKKALLQGLNNSASPPAYLSARSSSPDPSMTPVDLCVRAEGCRGLASLIQDRRSLPSHKCSFCSHSTRYPEVLWVHQTVAHRINSSSSNLAPKWALKHSSKGSRDNSLSSRRRTGPPPVLEGKECPPLPPLMRTQRTRPPTYSSEVLKKSRPASQAAMPSSSSSSSSSSSTPSSSFPRGSSSTPGTHPRKVPVRPGKSNSNSSSNSGNSNSNSNNNSSSSSNSNSSNSSNSGNSNNNSSNSNSSNSSVRHMEDQNHQSSFKPKVDIYPRGGSSSSSSPLEKSTSALSHSSAPSPSSATASRMADRYLMPQEGLGFMLSSKHGLSEYSRARGSPHQPLPTSHGQRRANASRPSTITHRSTVGHNYGSSQPHGGTLLNSSSSSSSSSSLPSEARGDVKQEPIAETPETPTDILGFLKNYNPHELASLYHRWGAANAMLDPTGMLRSLMRQGQYFCYECGKSFSQPSHLRTHMRSHTGERPFLCQLCPYRASQKGNLKTHVQSVHHMPFDNSQYPDTRSLLSSREERGALAAKHPPPPXHQQQQQ; encoded by the exons ATGAATTCTAAAGGCAGCGTGGAGGTGATGGAGACCCGGACCCAAAGTCAGAAGGAGAAGCTGGCCGAAGACCCGATCAACATTGGCAACGAGGTTGAGGGCGAGGACAGCAAACTCCCCGGGGCTTACAACTGCAACGTTTGTGGACGCAGTTTCCCGTTCCTCAGCTCTTTGTCCCAGCATATGAGACGCCACACTGGTGTGCGCCCTTACAAATGTCCCTACTGTGACCACAGGGCCTCTCAGAAGGGCAACCTCAAAGTTCACATCCGCAGCCACAAACTGGGCACACTCTCTAGCCACCACTCCAATGAGGATGAAGAGGGTGGGgccgaggaggaggagatgagtGTTTCAGAGGGTCTCGACGGAGGTACGAGTCCAACTAAGAGCAGCTCCGCCTGTAACCGGATGATCAATGGAGACAGTGGTGAGGAGAGTCGGAGGAAAGTGCCTGGGAGGAGCATGAAAAGAGAGAAGCCTGTTACCGACCAGAGGCCTTACTGTTGCCGTCTGTGTGGCTACGAGGCCCATCGAGAAGACCAGCTCCTCAGTCATATTGAAAAGGTCCACATAACAGCAGATACAGAGGAGGAGACCACTGTTAAGGAAGAGCCTGTGCCCGAACCTGATGTGGTCCAACCCCAGAGTGATGGGACCTTCCCCTGTGAGACCTGTGGCCAGATTTTCACCCAGGCCTGGTTTCTAAAGTCCCACATGAAGAAACATGCAGGGATCCTTGACCACTGTTGTCGTATCTGTGGACGACGGTTCCGGGAAGCTTGGTTTCTCAAATcgcacatgaaaacacacaacagcagaGCCAGGTCAAAGTCAAAAGCAGAATCCACTGAACAACCGGCCACTATCAACGACGTAGCCCAGGATCCTGAAATTATCACTGGCTCTGCAACATCCATCTATCAAATGTGTTCCAAATGTGGGAACCTGTTCCATGACAAAGAGAGCCTGAGGGCCCATGACAAAATCCACAGTCCAAGTCATGGCAGGAAATCCCAGAACCAATGCAGACTCAGTGATGATGAGGACTCACCAGCTGCTAAGAGACGTTACCTGGACTACTTTAATCTCCAGCCTGTTGAGAAAAAGATCCTGGATGAAAAGGAGAGTGAGAAGAAGATGCTAGGTCAAAGAATCCCAGAGCTGGATCCAGTTTGCAGCTACCAGGCCTGGCAATTAGCTACTAAAGGAAGGGTTGTTGAGCCAGTGGAGGCGAGTTCCAAGGCCTCCTATGGGGGAGGTAGTGTGGGGGAGGAGTCCCTTGCCGGAACTGCTGTAGTTTTTGAGAAGGAAAGCAGCCGTTACGTCCTGCAAGGTCAAGAGAAACGCAGCTCAGGCCGACGCAGCAGCTCCGGATTGGGAAGCCATGCTTCTTCAGGGGACCGGACACCAGAGAGCCTCAGCGACTCGGAGTACCGGCCTTCGTCTCGCCAGGATCGACGGCGCCCATCTTCCTCAAAGTCTAACGAGTGCTTTGAGTGCGGGAAGGTGTTTCGCAGCCGTCACCAGATGATCGTCCACCAGCGGGTCCACAGTAAGCACGGAGGTAGGGCATCTGTGGGACACAATGAAAGAACTGCAAGAGACGACCAATGGGGGTCCACCAGTGATCCAGAGTCAGGCTCCCCCAGCCGACCCAGCACCCCGGGTTATGGAGACTCTCCACCAGCCTCCACCAATGGAGACCAGGCCTCAGAGAAGGGTACCGCGAAATCTGGAGAGATTGCAG ATGAGAAGCCTTACATCTGCACCCTTTGTGACTTCGTCACCACAGAGTTGCAAGCCTATTTGACTCACGTCCGCGTCCAACACCCGGCTGTCCCCGGAGATAGACCCAGTCCCATTCCCAGCCCAAGCTCCAGCTCGGAAAGAGGCACCCCAAGTGGTTATCCCAAGCTGAAGAAAGCTCTTCTTCAGGGGTTGAACAACTCTGCATCCCCACCTGCGTACCTTTCCGCTCGATCCTCCTCGCCTGATCCCAGCATGACCCCTGTGGATCTATGTGTGAGGGCTGAGGGCTGCAGGGGCCTAGCCTCCCTAATCCAGGACAGGAGAAGCCTCCCTAGCCACAAGTGCTCCTTCTGCTCCCACTCCACCCGCTACCCCGAGGTGCTCTGGGTGCACCAGACTGTGGCTCACCGtatcaacagcagcagctccaaTCTTGCTCCTAAATGGGCTCTCAAGCACAGCTCCAAGGGCTCCAGGGACAACTCATTATCCTCCAGGAGACGCACTGGTCCCCCGCCAGTCCTGGAGGGAAAGGAATGCCCACCGCTGCCTCCACTGATGCGTACCCAACGTACCCGGCCCCCAACCTACTCCAGCGAGGTTCTAAAGAAAAGCAGGCCAGCCAGTCAGGCAGCCatgccatcatcatcatcatcatcatcatcgtcctCCTcaaccccctcctcctcattcCCCAGGGGCTCCTCATCCACCCCAGGCACCCATCCTCGGAAAGTCCCTGTCCGGCCAGGaaaaagcaacagcaacagcagcagcaacagcggcaacagcaacagcaacagcaacaacaacagcagcagcagcagcaacagcaacagcagcaacagcagcaacagcggcaacagcaacaacaacagcagcaacagcaacagcagcaacagcagcgtCAGACACATGGAGGACCAGAATCATCAGTCTAGCTTCAAACCCAAAGTGGATATTTACCCTCGGGGAGGCTCGTCGTCTTCCTCCAGCCCCTTGGAGAAGAGCACCAGTGCCCTCTCACATTCCTCAGCCCCGAGCCCCAGCTCTGCTACTGCATCCCGGATGGCTGACCGCTACTTGATGCCTCAAGAGGGCCTTGGCTTCATGCTGTCCAGCAAACACGGCCTATCAGAGTACAGCCGAGCAAGGGGTTCCCCTCATCAGCCGCTTCCCACCTCCCacggccagaggcgagctaacgCTTCGAGGCCCAGCACCATCACCCACCGCTCCACAGTGGGACACAACTACGGATCTTCCCAGCCACATGGAGGCACTCTGCtgaactcctcctcctcctcctcctcttcgtctTCTTTGCCTTCAGAGGCTCGTGGAGATGTGAAGCAGGAGCCAATCGCAGAGACACCAGAGACGCCAACTGACATCCTCGGCTTCCTTAAAAACTACAACCCTCACGAACTGGCTTCCCTCTACCACCGCTGGGGTGCGGCCAATGCAATGCTGGATCCAACTG GGATGCTGAGGTCTCTGATGCGGCAGGGACAGTATTTCTGCTATGAGTGCGGGAAGAGTTTCAGTCAGCCCAGCCACCTGCGCACTCATATGAGATCCCACACAG